In one window of Saprospiraceae bacterium DNA:
- a CDS encoding right-handed parallel beta-helix repeat-containing protein, whose protein sequence is MRYCYGLLFVLLSLSSFSRSYYVSTKGSDQNKGNHWFVPLKTLEKAQELARPGDTVHIMRGDYYTTGAYLFEVKRNGEEGKWIVYKNYLNHKPVLYSGSRGVLNLTSSRYISIEGLTLDVKNDWIADTDSILQTGISIRGTYQEPSSHLKVYNCFFKNFKGPAISLENYDMITLSYNKFYNNATDPGGIAVLAFSKPVETQSMANYHLYVQANVFEKNSIAKSDSRPVCNPLMNFEYSKSNLLNSSKHAFIYNNLMYTNGGGGINVEHAVGFTIMHNTFYKNSENDSCAFPEITISYSTAIQVANNILYTSSAKPASRIINSVESRFLNNLYYNFSSKEPGTNDLVAHPEFEITDHEKNEFNFRLKGNSPAINAGIDEHIPDIDFEGNPRKFDLHTDLGALEYMQRTLPSLKNIKAGPQTNKIKTYWSSLYLQDQKIYTLWNQANLPFFIRIYDSFGEMIHQELAMDAESSSYEFDFNKYANGVYTIVAFGSEKLHYERVKIFPRKQK, encoded by the coding sequence ATGCGCTATTGTTACGGTTTGCTTTTCGTTTTACTCAGTTTAAGCTCATTTTCAAGAAGTTATTACGTTTCGACAAAAGGCAGTGACCAGAATAAAGGAAATCACTGGTTTGTACCTTTGAAAACACTGGAAAAAGCTCAGGAACTCGCCCGACCCGGGGATACCGTGCACATCATGAGAGGAGATTATTATACCACCGGAGCTTATCTTTTTGAAGTAAAACGAAATGGCGAAGAAGGAAAATGGATTGTTTATAAAAATTACCTGAATCATAAGCCTGTCTTATACTCAGGATCCAGAGGCGTTCTGAACTTGACCTCTTCCCGCTATATAAGTATTGAAGGACTCACGCTGGATGTCAAAAATGATTGGATCGCAGATACCGACAGCATCCTGCAAACCGGAATTTCCATCCGGGGAACATACCAGGAACCCAGCAGTCATTTAAAAGTTTATAATTGCTTTTTTAAAAATTTTAAAGGCCCTGCCATCTCCTTGGAAAATTACGACATGATCACTTTATCGTATAATAAATTTTACAACAATGCAACGGATCCAGGTGGAATTGCAGTGCTGGCATTTTCAAAACCTGTAGAAACACAATCTATGGCAAATTATCATCTCTACGTTCAGGCTAATGTCTTTGAAAAAAACAGCATTGCAAAGTCAGACTCAAGACCGGTATGTAATCCGTTGATGAATTTCGAATACAGCAAATCCAATCTGCTGAATTCATCAAAGCATGCTTTCATTTACAACAACCTGATGTATACCAATGGGGGTGGAGGTATTAACGTCGAACATGCTGTAGGATTCACGATTATGCACAATACCTTTTATAAAAATTCGGAAAACGATTCCTGTGCATTTCCAGAGATCACCATTTCCTATTCCACAGCAATACAAGTCGCGAATAACATTTTGTATACAAGTTCAGCAAAACCAGCTTCGAGAATTATAAATTCTGTTGAAAGTCGTTTTCTAAACAACCTTTATTATAATTTTTCATCAAAAGAGCCGGGAACGAACGATTTGGTTGCTCATCCAGAATTTGAAATAACTGATCACGAAAAAAATGAATTCAACTTTCGTCTTAAAGGAAACAGTCCGGCGATCAATGCTGGAATTGATGAACACATTCCTGATATCGACTTTGAAGGCAATCCAAGAAAATTTGACTTACACACTGATCTTGGAGCACTGGAATATATGCAACGCACTCTCCCATCGCTGAAAAATATCAAGGCAGGTCCTCAAACGAATAAAATTAAAACCTACTGGTCCAGTTTGTATCTGCAGGATCAAAAAATATATACTTTATGGAATCAGGCCAACCTTCCGTTTTTTATCAGGATCTATGATTCTTTTGGAGAAATGATCCACCAGGAGTTGGCCATGGATGCTGAATCCAGTTCTTATGAGTTTGATTTCAACAAATACGCAAACGGAGTTTATACGATTGTTGCATTTGGCAGCGAAAAGCTTCATTATGAAAGAGTTAAAATATTTCCAAGAAAACAGAAGTGA